In Rhodanobacter humi, the following are encoded in one genomic region:
- a CDS encoding class I fructose-bisphosphate aldolase translates to MNQNLQVPSQASEKFSKLALSQGKRARLWRLLYGSGPKNGSLLVLPLDQGLEHGPTDFFPHPPAVDPGYQFELAAAGGFSAIALGIGLAEKYMAEYAGRVPLILKLNGKTNIPSDAEATSPLFASVEDAVRLGADAVGYTMYVGSPRQHDEFRQFEQVRRDCERYGMPLVLWSYPRGSAVNARGGTNTLYAQDYAARVALELGADIVKLHEPNDSVANVPAPYDKLQEDSTARCARVVRSAGRTMVLFSGGEKNDDDDAVLRKVEHYMQSGANGVMFGRNMWLRPFDQAVNLVRQVHGIMAKHPR, encoded by the coding sequence ATGAATCAGAACTTACAAGTACCTTCGCAAGCTTCCGAAAAGTTTTCGAAACTCGCGCTGTCACAGGGCAAGCGCGCCCGCCTGTGGCGCCTGCTGTACGGCTCGGGTCCGAAGAACGGCAGCCTGCTGGTGCTGCCGTTGGACCAGGGCCTGGAGCATGGCCCCACCGACTTCTTTCCCCATCCGCCGGCCGTCGATCCGGGCTACCAGTTCGAACTCGCCGCAGCCGGTGGCTTTTCTGCCATCGCGCTGGGCATCGGCCTGGCCGAGAAGTACATGGCCGAGTACGCCGGTCGCGTGCCGCTGATCCTCAAGCTCAACGGCAAGACCAATATCCCCAGCGACGCCGAGGCCACCTCGCCGCTGTTCGCCTCGGTGGAAGACGCAGTGCGCCTCGGCGCCGACGCCGTGGGCTACACCATGTACGTGGGCTCGCCGCGCCAGCACGACGAGTTCCGCCAGTTCGAGCAGGTTCGCCGCGACTGCGAGCGCTACGGCATGCCGCTGGTACTTTGGTCCTACCCGCGTGGCAGCGCGGTCAACGCCAGGGGCGGCACCAACACGCTGTACGCGCAGGACTACGCCGCGCGCGTGGCGCTGGAACTGGGCGCCGACATCGTGAAGCTGCACGAGCCGAACGACAGCGTGGCGAACGTGCCGGCGCCGTACGACAAGCTGCAGGAAGACTCCACCGCCCGCTGCGCCCGCGTGGTGCGCTCCGCCGGCCGCACCATGGTGCTGTTCTCCGGCGGCGAGAAGAACGACGACGACGACGCGGTGCTGCGCAAGGTGGAGCACTACATGCAGTCCGGCGCGAACGGCGTGATGTTCGGCCGCAACATGTGGCTGCGCCCGTTCGACCAGGCGGTGAACCTCGTGCGCCAGGTGCACGGCATCATGGCGAAGCATCCGCGCTGA
- a CDS encoding SIS domain-containing protein, translated as MSILGNKTKAFDSLAALAAAAPAAQRELGYADTLREILQQPTTWQATAALLREPSVQAQLQAALTPRPAQIVLTGSGSSIYASECIAPDLQQALGVPVQAIAAGTLLTHWRRALPPGGGLLISIARSGDSPESAGVVDQLLAHAPDWRHLAITCNANGKLATQYRNEPRYFSLVLDERTNDRSLVMTSSFTNLVLAGSGLGGRADTAGVQRLAGCVQHVFEQQSDALAAIAYRNFDQAVYLGSGGALGAAREAALKMLEMSAGRVRTMAETFLGLRHGPMSSLDERTLVVAFLSPDPAVRAYEYDLLRELGRKRLGLARVLVGEGIADDVIGAQDVAVDLAGLAASDDALPLLADVAVGQVLAFFRCLALGGKPDAPAQGVLTRVVESFALHAAGTTQREERKA; from the coding sequence ATGTCAATACTTGGAAACAAAACGAAAGCATTCGACAGTCTAGCCGCGCTGGCGGCGGCTGCGCCGGCGGCGCAGCGCGAGCTCGGCTATGCCGATACGTTGCGCGAGATCCTGCAGCAGCCGACGACCTGGCAAGCCACCGCCGCGCTGCTGCGCGAACCGTCGGTGCAGGCGCAGCTGCAAGCGGCGCTGACGCCGCGCCCCGCGCAGATCGTGCTGACCGGTTCGGGCAGCTCGATCTACGCCAGCGAATGCATTGCGCCGGACCTGCAGCAGGCACTGGGTGTGCCGGTGCAGGCGATCGCCGCGGGCACCTTGCTCACGCACTGGCGCCGCGCGCTGCCGCCGGGTGGCGGCCTGCTGATCTCGATCGCGCGCTCGGGCGACAGCCCGGAGAGCGCCGGCGTGGTCGACCAGTTGCTGGCGCATGCGCCGGACTGGCGCCACCTCGCGATCACCTGCAACGCGAACGGCAAGCTGGCCACGCAGTACCGGAACGAGCCGCGCTACTTCTCTCTGGTGCTGGACGAGCGCACCAACGACCGCAGCCTGGTGATGACCTCGAGCTTCACCAACCTGGTGCTGGCCGGCAGCGGGCTGGGTGGCCGCGCCGACACGGCCGGCGTACAACGCCTCGCCGGTTGCGTGCAGCACGTGTTCGAGCAGCAGTCCGATGCGCTGGCGGCGATCGCATACCGCAACTTCGATCAGGCGGTCTACCTCGGCAGCGGCGGTGCGCTGGGCGCCGCGCGCGAGGCCGCGCTGAAGATGCTGGAGATGAGCGCCGGCCGCGTGCGCACGATGGCCGAGACCTTCCTCGGCCTGCGGCACGGCCCGATGTCCAGCCTCGACGAGCGCACCCTGGTGGTGGCCTTCCTCTCGCCCGACCCGGCGGTGCGCGCCTACGAATACGACTTGCTGCGCGAGCTGGGCCGCAAGCGGCTGGGCCTGGCGCGCGTGCTGGTGGGCGAGGGCATCGCCGACGACGTGATCGGCGCGCAGGACGTGGCGGTGGATCTCGCCGGCCTTGCGGCGAGCGACGACGCGCTGCCACTGCTGGCCGACGTGGCGGTGGGTCAGGTACTGGCGTTCTTCCGCTGCCTCGCGCTGGGCGGCAAGCCCGATGCGCCGGCGCAAGGCGTGCTCACCCGGGTGGTCGAGTCCTTCGCGCTGCATGCCGCGGGCACCACACAGCGTGAGGAGCGCAAGGCGTGA